GGGTGCGAAGCTCAAGAGCGCGATCCGTCTCGACGCTTGCCCGATCCGTTACATCGGCTTCGTGAATGCCCCCCTCGGAAAGGCTGGCGAGTGTGCCCCCCGCTTCTTTCAGGAGTTCACCGCGCCATTTGACAAGTTTCTGGCGGAAATATTCAACCTGCAGGGGATTCATGAACTCTTCCTTTTCAGAAGGCGCATAATCCGGAGGAAGTGTCAGCATAATATGTGTCTCCGTTCCCTGAGGCGAAGCCCCCTTGACGAATGCGCGGCTTATAACCGCGAGGACTGAGACAGCCAAGCACGAATCCACTTTTTTCTTTGAAACATTCCTGTCACGTGTTTTTTCGGAAATTACATGCGGCTGTTTCTTTCTTTGATCATTCCGTCTCTTTCCTGTCCGTCATGAGCCGCTTCATCTTGGCGACCTCAATGGCGACACGAACTTTTATGGACATGGTCAGACTCCTGAAAGCCGGAATCTGAGCAGTCGGCGACTGTTCGGAAATCGCTTCCAGCTCGGATAG
The Acetobacter aceti genome window above contains:
- the dksA gene encoding RNA polymerase-binding protein DksA, translating into MLTLPPDYAPSEKEEFMNPLQVEYFRQKLVKWRGELLKEAGGTLASLSEGGIHEADVTDRASVETDRALELRTRDRARKLIGKINQALLRIENNAYGYCEETGEPIGLKRLEARPIATLSIEAQERHERMEKIHRDD